The genomic window CGACGCCAACCTGTACGTGAGCGGGCTGCCCAAGGCCATGGGGCAGAaggagatggagcagctcttCTCGCAGTACGGCCGCATCATCACCTCCCGCATCCTCGTGGACCAGGTCACAGGTGAGGCCGGGGGGGCTCGGGGCGCAcctgggagggggcacagccctgggggggggggtgttctgggggtcctgggggaggtgggacatccctgggaggggggcacagccctgggatggggggGTGTTCtaggggtcctgggggtcttgggggtcctggggcagGTGGAACACTCCTGAGGggtgggacagccctgggatggggggtcctgggggtcgGTGGGACAGTcctgggagaggggacagccctggggtgggggtcctgggggtcctgggggagctgggacactcctggggggttctggggggtgGGACATCCCTGAggtgggggtcctgggggattttggggggtgggacatccctggagtggggggtccttgggggttctgggggtccTGGGATACTCCTGGGGGGTTCTGGGTGGTGGGACCTCCTTGGGGTGGGAgtcctgggggattttgggggtttctgggggATTCAGGGGGTTCTGTGGGGGCTGTCCCCGACCCCCCCCCATCACCTGCGCAGGTGTGTCGCGGGGCGTGGGCTTCATCCGCTTCGACAAGCGCGTGGAGGCGGAGGAGGCGGTGCGGGGGCTGCACGGGCAGAAGCCGCTGGGCGCGGCCGAGCCCATCACGGTCAAGTTCGCCAACAGCCCCGGGCAGAAATCGGGGggggccctgctgagcctgtgcCCCGGGGCCCGGCGCTACGGGGCGCTGCACCCCCCCCCCGCAGCGCTTCCGGTGAGCGGGGGGACCCCCGGGATggggggggacaccggggatgGGGGACCCCCGGAATGGGGGGGGGACCAAGGGAAtgggggggacaccggggatgGGGGAcaccccggggctgggggggtgAGATACctctgggaatgggggggaCACCCCCGGAATGGAGGTtctggggggctgggggagtgAGATATCCCTGGGGGTCTtgggggctgggaatgggggaacaCGCCTGGaattggggacacccccagaaTGGATTTCCAATGGCTGGAAATGGGGGGTAGCCCCAGGaatgggggtcctggggggctgcGGGGGGTAAGATACCTCTGGGAACGGGGGCAGGGGTCTTGAGGGGGCTGAGAGGaccctgggaatgggggtccAGGGGGGCTGGGTATGGGGGACACCCGTAGTAATGGGAGTCCTGGAGGGGTGGGACATCCCTGGGATTGGGGGTCCTGCGATGGTCCGAGGGTGTGGAAACAGAAACCCCTTAATGATCCTGGGAGTGCCTGGGGTGGGGGTCTCTGAGGGGCGGGACCCCCCTGTGGGCACAGAGACCCCCTTGCTGTCCCCCCTAACAGCCCCTCACCCCCCAGCCTGGACAATTTGCTGAACGTGGCCTACGGGGTGAAGAGGTAACACAgcaccccccaaaccccccccaaacccaccctggggaccctccccagcccaggagggccccccaggacccccggCTGACCCCGGGCCAGCCCGCTGTCGCTGCTGCCCAGGTTCTCCCCGCTGGCCATCGAGGCGGTGCCGGCGCTGGCCGGGGTGGGCCTGGGCacccccgggccgggctggtGCATCTTCGTCTACAACCTGGCGCCCGAGGCGGACGAGAGCGTCCTGTGGCAGCTCTTCGGGCCCTTTGGCGCCGTCACCAATGTCAAGGTGATCCGCGACTTCGCCACCAACAAGTGCAAGGGCTTCGGCTTCGTCACCATGACCAACTACGAGGAGGCGGCCATGGCCATCGCCAGCCTCAACGGCTACCGCCTGGGCGAGCGCGTGCTGCAGGTGTCCTTCAAGACCACCAAGCAGCACAAGGCCTGAGGTTGGTGtgctccatcccatcccatcccatcccatcccatcccatcccatcccatcccatcccatcccatggggaTGTGGGGGTCTCCTGTGGGGGTGTGGGGATCCCCCCTGGTGGAATTGGGGTGCTCCAGGTGTCCTTCAAGGCCACCAAGCAGCACAAGGCCTGAGGTTGGTGTGCTCCATGTCCATGGGGAGGTGTGGGGGTCTCCCGTGGGGGTGTGGGGACCCCCCCTGTGAGCGCTGTAGTGGAATTGggatggagggtttggggatCACCTCAGTGCGAATCATGGAGAAACCCAACTGGAGACCTTGGGGACCTTCAGGGTCCTTGGGGTACACCATGGAGACCATGGAGAAACCCAACTGGAGACCTTGGGGACCTGCAGGGACCTTCAGGGACCCCCATGGGCACCATGGAAGAATTCAACTGGAGACCTCGGGGACCTTCAGGGACCTTGAGGGACCTTCAGGGACACCATGGACACCATGGAGATGGAGAGACCCACATGAAGACCTGGAGACCTCAGGGTCCCCCCCATGGACACCATGGAGACCACAGAGAAACCCAACTGGAGACCTGGGGGACCTTCAGGGACCTCCATGAGCACCATGGAGGAACTCAGATGGAGACCTTGGGGACCTTCAGGGACCTTGAGAGACCTTCAGGGACCCCCATGAGCACCATGGAGACCATGGAGAAACCCAACTGGAGACCCTGGGGACCTTTGAGATCTTCAGGGACCTTCATGGACCCCCATGGACACCGTGGAAAAACCCAACTGGAGACCCTGGGGACCTTCAAGGACCTTGAGAGACCTTCAGGGACACCCATGAGCACCATGGAGACCATGGAGAAAACCACATGAAGACCTGGAGACCTCAGGGTCCCCCCCATGAGCAGCATGGAGACCACAGAGAAACCCAGTTCAGGTCCTGGGCAGGCCCTCCATGGACACCAACGACATCCTGGGTCTCCAGGAGATGGAGAAACGCACCTGGAGACCTTGGAGaccctggggacccccccccatgAGCGCCACAGACACCATGGAGACCCCCGAGCCCCCTCCATGGCCACTGAGGACAGCGTGGGGACACCTGACGCACAGCCTGGACACCTGGACACCCTCACCTGTCCCCGGCGgcctcctccaggtgctgcagggcactgggacGGGCCCTGGAGACCCCCCCAGGATGCtgtggacacacctgggacccccccgggTACCCCAACCCCACCACTCCGGCAGTGGCCGGACCACCTGGAGCGGTGCCCCCCCCACCTGatccaggtgtgtccaggtgggGGCTGTGCccccccttccctctgctccaggacTCCAGcaaggggaaggggagggggctCTTCTCGCTCTCTCCTCCTTTCCAcatctttccttcattttctgggggagggggaggaatttttggggaggaaGAACAAAAGTAAGGATTAATCGGGTGTTTAATCAGACCTGTTACCCGTTATCAGGTAAGGAGGAGCGTGACTGGCGCAGGGAGCAGTGGCTCCTCGGCAGCCGCCAGCCCAAATCCATCTATTTTTATAGCAGAATATTAAAAgatatcccccaaaatccccacaatcGCCTTTTCCAGAGGGGGTGAGAACCTGCTTTGTGCTCCCCGAGTTCCTTGGAAGCAGCTTATGAACCCCAAGAGTGATCAAGGCAAGTTTTGGGGGGCCAGGGGCACTGAAATGCCAGGGATTGTGCTGGTACCCCAAAactgggagggaggggatgtgTTGTGTCACATTTCCCCCCCCCGCCTTCCCAAATTCTTCAAAATGGGCGATTTTTGCCCCAAATTACTCCTCTTGCTGGAGTTTGGAGCCTCCTGTCCAAAAAACAAAAGGGCGGAACCCCACCTGAAAAGCCCCAATCCTGAGTTCCCCCTTACTCATCGTTATTATTCTTAATTATTCTTCTTATTAATTATTATTgatgttattattattat from Ammospiza caudacuta isolate bAmmCau1 chromosome 29, bAmmCau1.pri, whole genome shotgun sequence includes these protein-coding regions:
- the ELAVL3 gene encoding LOW QUALITY PROTEIN: ELAV-like protein 3 (The sequence of the model RefSeq protein was modified relative to this genomic sequence to represent the inferred CDS: deleted 1 base in 1 codon) encodes the protein MVTILSTVEAQAPSAAGPSGCGPVPVPVPVVAVPGPGVAAALPNGAPPGPPPVADDSKTNLIVNYLPQSMSQEELRSLFGSLGDIESCKLVRDKVTGQSLGYGFVNYVEAGDADRAIGALNGLKLQTKTIKVSYARPSSASIRDANLYVSGLPKAMGQKEMEQLFSQYGRIITSRILVDQVTGVSRGVGFIRFDKRVEAEEAVRGLHGQKPLGAAEPITVKFANSPGQKSGGALLSLCPGARRYGALHPPPQRFRLDNLLNVAYGVKRFSPLAIEAVPALAGVGLGTPGPGWCIFVYNLAPEADESVLWQLFGPFGAVTNVKVIRDFATNKCKGFGFVTMTNYEEAAMAIASLNGYRLGERVLQVSFKTTKQHKA